Proteins co-encoded in one Streptomyces diastaticus subsp. diastaticus genomic window:
- a CDS encoding ABC transporter permease, with amino-acid sequence MVAFLRLALRRVAIMPVMVLGITLLVFVVLQFSPADPAYNALGDSASPAARAAFAEAHGLNDPMFVRYFAFLGDLLRGDLGVTVPPSQPVADRIATAFPLTLQLTVLGLALAVALALTAGVLSAMYRDRWPDQVFRVLSMAGVALPSFWLGVLLIQQFALTMDLFPTGGYVNPADSFSGWLESMTLPAVALALPVAASLARLVRTSMVSELDRDYVRTARGSGLPPFLIIRSVLRNALVTPLTVLGVKVGYMLSGAVVIEAIFDLPGMGKLILEGVTGGDVGLVQGTVLTIAVAFLVVNVVVDLLYLLVNPRIRTV; translated from the coding sequence ATGGTTGCTTTCCTCCGGCTCGCGCTGCGCCGCGTCGCGATCATGCCGGTGATGGTCCTCGGCATCACGCTGCTGGTCTTCGTGGTCCTCCAGTTCTCGCCGGCCGACCCCGCGTACAACGCGCTCGGCGACTCCGCCAGCCCCGCGGCGCGCGCCGCGTTCGCCGAGGCGCACGGCCTCAACGACCCGATGTTCGTCCGGTACTTCGCCTTCCTGGGTGATCTGCTGCGCGGCGATCTCGGCGTCACCGTGCCGCCGAGCCAGCCCGTCGCCGACCGTATCGCCACCGCGTTCCCGCTGACCCTCCAGCTCACGGTGCTCGGCCTCGCGCTGGCCGTCGCCCTGGCCCTGACCGCGGGCGTCCTCAGCGCGATGTACCGGGACCGCTGGCCCGACCAGGTCTTCCGCGTCCTGTCGATGGCCGGGGTCGCCCTGCCCTCGTTCTGGCTCGGCGTGCTCCTCATCCAGCAGTTCGCCCTCACCATGGACCTCTTTCCGACCGGTGGCTACGTCAACCCGGCGGACTCCTTCTCCGGCTGGCTGGAGAGCATGACCCTGCCCGCCGTGGCGCTGGCCCTCCCGGTCGCCGCCTCCCTGGCCCGGCTGGTGCGCACCTCGATGGTCTCCGAACTCGACCGGGACTACGTGCGCACCGCGCGCGGCAGCGGTCTGCCGCCCTTCCTGATCATCCGGTCCGTACTCCGCAACGCCCTGGTCACGCCGTTGACCGTGCTCGGTGTCAAGGTCGGCTACATGCTCAGTGGCGCCGTCGTCATCGAGGCCATCTTCGACCTGCCCGGCATGGGCAAGCTGATCCTCGAAGGCGTCACCGGGGGCGACGTCGGGCTCGTGCAGGGCACCGTGCTCACCATCGCGGTCGCCTTCCTCGTGGTCAACGTCGTCGTCGACCTGCTCTACCTGCTCGTCAACCCGCGCATCAGGACGGTGTGA